Part of the Rhodothermales bacterium genome, ATCAACATCGACGCCGAGTTGATCGAAGCCGCCGACGACACGCTGATCGCCCTGTCGAACGGCTGCATCTGCTGCTCGATGCAGGAGGACCTGATGGCGGCGGTATGGTCCTTGCTGAACCGCCCTGAACCGCCGGAATACATCGTTATCGAGGCCAGCGGGGTGGCCGATCCTTCCGCCATCGCGCTCACGATTGCCGCCGCCGGCCGGCACGGACAGGTGCGCATGGATGCCGTCGTCACCCTGCTGGATGTCCTTGCCTCGGGTGAAGATCGCCCGCCGGAAGTCGATGCGCTCGTGTACCGTCAGTTGGAGGGTGCCGGCCTCGTCGTGCTCACAAAAGGCGAAGCCGCGCCGGCCGAAACGCTGGCGCGCGCCCGGGCGCTAGTGGCCGAGGTCGCGCCGCGCGCCGGCGTGATCGAACAGGTAGGCGACGATCCAGCCGCGGTGGTGCTGGACACGTCCTGGGGCGCTTCGCCGGTCGGACCGCGGACCGCCAGGCCGCCATTCGTCACCTGGAGCGCCGAGAGTCGAACGCCGGCGGCCTCGTTACCGTCCGTCACGCAGGCACTTCGGGCGCTTCCGGCCGGCATCCTCCGGGTGAAGGGCGTGCTCTGGCTGGCCGACCAACCGGATGGACGTGTCATTCTCCATCGGGTGGGCAGGCGGGTGGACGTGGCGCCAGGCCGGCCCTGGCGCGACGAACGGCCGCACACGCGCCTTGTTGCGATCGGCCTGCAGGCCTCCATGGATCCTGCGTCGCTGGATGCCTGGTTCGAGGCCTGGTTCGGCCCTCGGGTGGGCGGCCGTCCAGCGGCATCATTATAATCAGACGAACACCATGGAAGCACGCGGCCATCCTGTGCCAACTATCGTCGTGGTCGGCTACGCCGGCAGCGGCAAGACCACGTTGTGTCGGGCGCTCGTGGCCCGGGCGGGGCAATCGCACATGCGCTTCCGGGAACTGCCGGCGACCACGATGCTCACCCCCAATACGGAGGGCGAGCGCGTGGTGTACGATATCCTGCTCGGCCGCGAGCAATCCCCCCCTGACGCCATCGTCCTTACGATCGATACGCTCCAGGTGCAGCAGCAGTTGTATCTCCTCAGCCAGGTGATCGACCTCCGGCTGCCCGTCGTCGTCGCCCTCACGATGGGGGACCGCGCGGCGCGGATCGGGGTGGCCATCCAGCACGAACTACTGGCCGGCTTGCTGGACGTGGTGGTCGTGCCCGTGCACCCGGCGGAAGGAAGCGGCCTTGAACAGCTGAAACGCGCCATCGAAGAGGCCCTATCGACGAAACGCGCCTCCAGGCAACTGCACTGGCGCCCCTCGATGGGCCTCGCCGACGCCTACAATCACCTGGATCAGAAGTGGATCTTTACCCATCTGAAGCTGCACGCCGGCGCACGGCTCATCGAAGGGCTCCGCCTGCTGTCTTCTCCCCGCGCGGCGGAAGAATACGTCCACACCCCGGGGCACGCGGCGCTCGTCGCCACGCTCGAAGAGGCCCGGGCGAAACTGGAGGCGCGCCAGGAGAACTGGACCCTCGCCGAGGTGCTGCAACGGCACAACTGGGCCACCCAGATCGCCGGACAGGTGATCAAACATACGCTCCCGGAACGCCGGATGGATCGCCTCATGCTGCGGTTCCGCGCGGCGCCGGCGTGGTTGGGCTGGGCCTCGATCGGGGCCGCGGCCCTTCTGGGCGGGCTAGCGCTGTATTATGTGTTGGGGCGCTAATAAGATGGCCGCTGGCAGGTTATGAAAACGAACTTGCGGGATGGCAAACGCGCATGGAAATGGGTTTGCCTTTGCCTACACCGGCGACGTTTCCACGCCGCGGTTTCGGTGGACGGGTTCTATACCTGGAGGCAATCCCGGATCAGGGTTTCACACGTCGATACACTTCTTCGAGCTGGAACGTGCCGATCTTGCCCGAATGATGCCACAGGTCGCCTTCGATCAGCCAGGTGAAGGAGATGCGCGTGCCGACAAGCGGTGGGCTCGTGTGGTAATCGATGATCTCGGTGTACATATCCCCATCGATCTCGTAGCGACCGCCGCCGGCGGTGATTTCTTCGCCATCCGCGCTCTGACGGCCAAAGGCGAAGCGGGTTTCGGATAATAACTTGATTTGCTTCCGATTGCCGGGAAGCGATTCGCCCATCTTGAGAGGTTGTTCGACGCGATTGGGATGGATGAACGTTTGCGAGACCATTTCCCAGCTTCCGACAAGTGGGTGGGTCGGTGTTTCAGGTTGCTGTGCGCGGGCGCCCACGCCAAATCCCAACAGGAGCATGATCCAAAGACGTTTCATAAGGTACCACCTGTTTGTATATGTGAGTGCCTATTGCACCGGCGTTTAAGCTTCGCGGGCCGTATCGAGGCGGATGGGGCCGGAAGCGCTTCCATGGAATAATAAATGATGAGGGAGCTTCATGGGCCAGACTTCATTCATGGTAACTTAGCAGAGTGGATTAGTCAACAGGCGCCTGAAAACGAGGGGGCCGCAGGCGATCGGGATACGTGGCTCGGAGCGGCGGTTGGATCGCCTCATGATGCGGTTCCGTGCCGCGTCGGCATGGCTGGGTCGAGCCTCCATCGGTGCGGCCGGCCTCCTCGCTGGGAGCGTGCCGATGTACCTGCACGGGCGCGGATTACGCGCCGGCGAGTCAAAATATGACGCATCCACGGGATAGCTGATGCGCCCGAAATATCGTTATCTTCCGGCCGAGGACCCGCATCTCCTCTTTGGTCCGCCAACGCGGAATCCTATGAAGTGCATCCTGTTCGCCACTCTCAGCCTCGTTCTGATTCTGCCCTCCGCCTCCGGTCAGGCCCCGAGCTTTAAATGGGGGGATGTCCGCGCCGCGGACCTGGAGATGACCCATTATCCGGCGGATTCCAACGCCGTCGCCCTGATTCTCGCCGAACAAGGGCGAACCAGCGTGGATGAACAGGGCCGCGTGGAGTTTCGGCTCTTCCGACGCATCAAATTCCTCTCCGCAGCCGCCTATGACGCGTGGGGAACGGTTCAGCTCAGCTACTGGACCGGGAAAGACTTCCCCCAGTCGCTGGACAAGTTGCGCGCGCAGACCGTCAAGCTGGGGCCAAATGGCAAGGTGGTGGAGCAGGCGGTGTCAAAAAAAGACTTCTTCAAGGAGAAGGTGAGCGATACGGTTACGTCCTCGCGCTTCACGTTCCCGGCACTTGAGCCCGGCGTCGTGCTGGAGTATGAGTATGTGCTTTCGTCCGAAAGCCCCCAACACGTGCCGGATTGGTACTTCCAACACGACGAGCCGACGCTGTGGTCCGAGTACATGGTCACCTTCCATCCCCGCTTCGGCTTTGTACGGGTGACGAATGTGCCGGCATTCGACGTCGAAACGAGTAAGGTGCTTACCCGTCAGGAGGGCGCCTTGCAGGAAGTGCGCTGGGCGATGAAGGACCTGCCGGCGCTCCGCGCCGAGCCGTACACAACGACACTGGAGGACTACCGCGCGCGCATCCGTTTTCAGCTCTCCAGCTATGTAATGCCCGGCCAGGGCATCATCCCGATCATGAAGACCTGGGACGCGCTGGCGGAGGAGCTACGCACGGACGCGAACTTCGGCCAGCAGCTCAATCCCACCGGCGACGTACGCGACCTCGCCGCGCGGATCACGGCCGGCCTGACGACCCCCAGGGAGAAAATGGAGGCAATCCACGCCTATGTGCGTCAGTCGGTGACGTGGAACAGCGAATATGGATTTCTGAGCGATGTCGGGGACCTGGACACCGTGCTCCGACGCCACACCGGCTCCGTCCCGGACCTCGCGTTTCTGCTGATCGCGCTCCTCCGGGCGGTGGATATCGACGCGGATCCAGTGCTCATCAGCACGCGCGGCAATGGGGCGGTGGAGAAGGGGTATCCGCTCTACTCTCAGTTCGACTATGTGATCGCGCATGCCGTGGTGGGGGGCGCCTCGGTGCTGCTCGACGCCACGGAGCCGCTGGCCGGCCACGGCCTCCTGCCCCTGCGAGCCTTGAACGGACAGGGCTGGCTCGTCCGAGATCAGTCGCAGACATGGATCGAAGTGGCCTCGCCGGCCCGGCATGCACGGCAGGTGACGATCAAAGGGCATCTCGATGAGACGGGCGCCCTGACGGCTACGTTCCTCTCGGAAGACGGAGGATACGCCGGCCTGGAGCGTCGGAACGCCCTGGCGGAAGCGCCGGACGAGGCATCGTTCTTTCAGACGCAGGTCTTTGAGGAACGCCCCGGTATCGCGATCGACTCGATCCGGATCGAGCGGGCGGATAGCCTGGACAAGTCCATGCGGCTTTCGGCCTCGCTTGAGGTGGAGGGCTACGGCCAGGCCGCCGGCGATTTTATCTACCTCAGTCCCTACCAGTTCGAACGACTCACGGAGAACCCGTTGCGCCCCCCCACGCGGTCCTTTCCGGTCGACTTCGGGTATCCCAGCGATCTTGTGTATACCCTCGAACTGGCGCTGCCCGAGGGGTTTCGCGTCCAGGAAACGCCACAAAACATGAACCTGCGACTTCCGGAAAATGGAGGCTCGTTCAGCGTCCGCTCCGAAGAGGTGGATGGCGTGTTTAAACTCCAGTCGCGGCTGGTGTTGTCGCAGCCGCGGTATGCGCCGCGTGCGTACGTCGGTTTGAGAGAGTTCATGGACCGGGTGGTGGCGGCCCACGCGGAACAGGTCGTCCTCCAACGCACCGACGGGCAGTAGCCGGCGCCCCAGGCGTTCGTTTGCCATGCAACAGATGGATTGGCGGATCGTGCGGGTGGCGTTCTTCGGAGGCGCTCTGCTGGCCGTCCTCGCCCCTTGCTTCGTAGCCGCGCAGCAGCTTCCCGATGAGATCTCCGCCTCGTTTCCGGCCGCGCTCCTGTCGCCGGCCCT contains:
- a CDS encoding GTP-binding protein, with amino-acid sequence MNEALPPVPVTVLSGFLGAGKTTLLNRILARPGGRRIAVLVNDFGAINIDAELIEAADDTLIALSNGCICCSMQEDLMAAVWSLLNRPEPPEYIVIEASGVADPSAIALTIAAAGRHGQVRMDAVVTLLDVLASGEDRPPEVDALVYRQLEGAGLVVLTKGEAAPAETLARARALVAEVAPRAGVIEQVGDDPAAVVLDTSWGASPVGPRTARPPFVTWSAESRTPAASLPSVTQALRALPAGILRVKGVLWLADQPDGRVILHRVGRRVDVAPGRPWRDERPHTRLVAIGLQASMDPASLDAWFEAWFGPRVGGRPAASL
- a CDS encoding FeoB small GTPase domain-containing protein; translated protein: MEARGHPVPTIVVVGYAGSGKTTLCRALVARAGQSHMRFRELPATTMLTPNTEGERVVYDILLGREQSPPDAIVLTIDTLQVQQQLYLLSQVIDLRLPVVVALTMGDRAARIGVAIQHELLAGLLDVVVVPVHPAEGSGLEQLKRAIEEALSTKRASRQLHWRPSMGLADAYNHLDQKWIFTHLKLHAGARLIEGLRLLSSPRAAEEYVHTPGHAALVATLEEARAKLEARQENWTLAEVLQRHNWATQIAGQVIKHTLPERRMDRLMLRFRAAPAWLGWASIGAAALLGGLALYYVLGR
- a CDS encoding DUF3857 domain-containing protein: MKCILFATLSLVLILPSASGQAPSFKWGDVRAADLEMTHYPADSNAVALILAEQGRTSVDEQGRVEFRLFRRIKFLSAAAYDAWGTVQLSYWTGKDFPQSLDKLRAQTVKLGPNGKVVEQAVSKKDFFKEKVSDTVTSSRFTFPALEPGVVLEYEYVLSSESPQHVPDWYFQHDEPTLWSEYMVTFHPRFGFVRVTNVPAFDVETSKVLTRQEGALQEVRWAMKDLPALRAEPYTTTLEDYRARIRFQLSSYVMPGQGIIPIMKTWDALAEELRTDANFGQQLNPTGDVRDLAARITAGLTTPREKMEAIHAYVRQSVTWNSEYGFLSDVGDLDTVLRRHTGSVPDLAFLLIALLRAVDIDADPVLISTRGNGAVEKGYPLYSQFDYVIAHAVVGGASVLLDATEPLAGHGLLPLRALNGQGWLVRDQSQTWIEVASPARHARQVTIKGHLDETGALTATFLSEDGGYAGLERRNALAEAPDEASFFQTQVFEERPGIAIDSIRIERADSLDKSMRLSASLEVEGYGQAAGDFIYLSPYQFERLTENPLRPPTRSFPVDFGYPSDLVYTLELALPEGFRVQETPQNMNLRLPENGGSFSVRSEEVDGVFKLQSRLVLSQPRYAPRAYVGLREFMDRVVAAHAEQVVLQRTDGQ